The following coding sequences are from one Paenibacillus tundrae window:
- a CDS encoding ABC transporter ATP-binding protein: MLLEMDQITKKYGEFTANRDIRFNLREGEIHALVGENGAGKTTLMRMLYGMEQPTSGTIKVRGREVSFATPSQAMASGIGMVHQHFMLFPSFTVAENIVIGREPASAGVFDRKQAAAQVNELGRKYGMPVDPWKKVAECPLGLQQRVEILKVLHQGADIIILDEPSAVLTPLEVKELLANMKSLAKLGKTFVLITHKLQEVMDVADRITVLRDGQVTGTLDAKDTNIEELSRLMVGRELVRMNKQPAAPTETVLQVEDVNLSGGKDRSALHHIHMNIRKGEIVGIAGISGNGQSELIQIIAGLRKAERGRVLLSGQDTTNWPVRRIREHGLAHIPEDRYMWGAAKDASVRENGLMGHHHKLQSRGIIKAKAARTMVESWIKQFSIKTGSAETKAQFLSGGNLQKLIAAREFAQDTPFLIAAEPTRGVDIGAMETIHAELLRKRNEGAGILLVSSELSEILQLSDRILVMYEGEIAGELQADEATEEQISLLMAGGKERV, from the coding sequence ATGCTGCTGGAGATGGATCAGATTACGAAAAAGTACGGCGAATTCACGGCGAATCGGGATATCCGTTTTAATTTGCGTGAAGGGGAAATCCATGCCCTCGTGGGCGAGAATGGCGCAGGTAAAACAACTTTAATGCGCATGTTGTATGGGATGGAGCAGCCTACATCAGGCACAATTAAGGTTCGTGGACGTGAGGTAAGCTTCGCAACCCCGTCTCAAGCCATGGCCAGCGGTATTGGCATGGTACATCAGCATTTCATGCTGTTTCCTTCCTTTACGGTTGCCGAGAATATCGTCATTGGTCGTGAGCCAGCGTCTGCAGGGGTGTTCGACCGTAAACAGGCCGCTGCACAAGTGAATGAGCTGGGTAGAAAGTACGGGATGCCTGTTGATCCATGGAAAAAAGTAGCGGAGTGCCCGCTTGGTTTGCAGCAGCGTGTAGAGATTTTGAAGGTACTGCATCAAGGTGCAGATATCATTATATTGGATGAGCCTTCGGCGGTACTGACACCACTCGAAGTGAAGGAACTGCTGGCGAATATGAAATCACTCGCCAAGTTAGGCAAAACATTTGTTTTAATCACACACAAGCTACAGGAAGTTATGGACGTGGCGGATCGGATTACCGTTCTTCGCGATGGTCAGGTTACAGGCACGCTGGATGCCAAAGACACGAATATCGAAGAGTTGTCACGGTTAATGGTAGGACGTGAGCTTGTACGGATGAATAAACAACCGGCGGCTCCGACTGAAACGGTGCTACAGGTGGAGGATGTGAATCTATCAGGAGGCAAGGATCGTTCTGCGCTTCATCATATTCACATGAACATTCGAAAAGGTGAGATTGTCGGGATTGCTGGAATTTCCGGCAACGGACAATCTGAGCTAATCCAGATTATTGCCGGACTTCGGAAAGCGGAGCGTGGTCGTGTCCTATTGTCAGGGCAGGATACAACGAATTGGCCTGTGCGCCGCATTCGTGAACATGGACTAGCCCATATCCCTGAGGATCGTTATATGTGGGGAGCAGCTAAGGATGCAAGTGTTCGCGAAAATGGATTGATGGGACACCACCATAAGCTACAATCACGCGGTATCATCAAAGCAAAGGCAGCTCGTACGATGGTAGAGAGTTGGATCAAGCAGTTCAGTATCAAGACAGGTTCTGCGGAGACGAAAGCACAGTTCTTATCTGGGGGTAACCTCCAGAAGCTGATTGCTGCGCGAGAGTTTGCCCAGGATACTCCGTTCCTTATTGCTGCTGAGCCTACACGGGGTGTAGATATCGGAGCAATGGAGACGATTCATGCTGAATTGCTGCGTAAGCGCAATGAGGGTGCAGGAATTCTATTAGTATCTTCTGAGTTATCTGAGATTTTGCAATTGTCCGATCGTATTCTGGTGATGTATGAAGGCGAGATCGCTGGAGAGCTGCAGGCAGATGAAGCGACGGAAGAACAGATCAGCTTGTTAATGGCAGGAGGGAAAGAGCGGGTATGA
- a CDS encoding sulfite oxidase-like oxidoreductase: MLNKAERLKKTKSPAPKVGAEHGDRLPPGQMLTEKFPILHEGEVPEYDLSTWDLKVFGEVEEEKVFSFAELQAMPQVNTVSDIHCVTRWSKFDTPWEGIRFSEFVKLLGVKPEAKYVMVHADHDYETNVPLEELMHDDVLLAFKYNGEPLTPKHGYPLRLVVPQLYFWKSAKWVRGLEFMTEDRNGFWENNGFHHFADPFKEQRFSGEDLPIPEDEWTKKEFD, translated from the coding sequence TTGCTAAATAAGGCTGAACGGTTGAAAAAGACGAAATCACCCGCACCCAAAGTAGGTGCTGAGCATGGAGATCGCCTGCCGCCGGGGCAGATGTTGACCGAGAAATTCCCGATCCTGCATGAAGGAGAAGTGCCCGAGTACGACCTGTCTACATGGGATCTGAAGGTGTTCGGTGAAGTTGAAGAGGAGAAGGTATTCTCCTTCGCAGAGCTTCAGGCGATGCCACAGGTGAATACGGTGAGCGATATCCACTGTGTGACCCGTTGGTCCAAGTTTGATACGCCATGGGAAGGCATTCGTTTCTCGGAATTCGTGAAGCTTCTTGGCGTTAAGCCAGAGGCGAAATATGTGATGGTTCATGCAGATCATGATTATGAAACGAATGTTCCACTGGAAGAGCTTATGCATGACGATGTACTGCTAGCTTTCAAATATAATGGCGAGCCACTTACGCCGAAGCATGGGTATCCATTACGGCTGGTTGTGCCGCAGTTATACTTTTGGAAGAGTGCGAAATGGGTACGTGGGCTTGAGTTCATGACGGAAGACCGCAATGGGTTCTGGGAAAATAATGGGTTCCATCATTTTGCCGATCCGTTCAAGGAGCAGCGCTTCTCGGGTGAGGATCTACCGATCCCAGAAGACGAATGGACGAAGAAGGAGTTTGATTGA
- a CDS encoding ABC transporter permease, which produces MNRVKESLRGLVQPLLAVLIGLLAGAIAIMVVGGSVVDTYAEMWKGAFGNFYFFTNTLARSTPIILAGLGVALAFRAGFFNMGAEGQMILGGLSAALTALYLPGPGWFVCIAAIVAGIIAGGIWSLFAGWLDARFGMNLLITTLLLNYIAINFGGYMVSYPFKDTTGSAAMAQTPMIDQTVWLPKLFQGMSLHAGFIIAIVAAILIYWFTHKTVTGYEIRMLGSNPSFATYGGVRRIRMMMLSMIISGGLAGLAGAGEVLGTQYRFLDGSLSSASYAWSGIMATLLARSHPLGTAVAAVLLAALQTGAMGMERNTDVPLEVGSVIQAVLTLFVSAQIGYSFLKRRKEKKSNATTV; this is translated from the coding sequence ATGAATCGGGTAAAGGAAAGTCTTCGTGGGCTCGTACAGCCGCTGCTTGCTGTATTGATTGGTCTTCTGGCAGGCGCTATAGCCATTATGGTCGTTGGCGGGTCTGTGGTCGATACGTATGCGGAGATGTGGAAAGGAGCCTTCGGCAACTTCTACTTCTTCACCAATACATTGGCTCGTTCTACGCCGATTATCTTGGCGGGACTTGGCGTGGCGCTGGCATTCCGTGCGGGATTCTTCAATATGGGTGCAGAGGGTCAGATGATTCTAGGTGGACTTAGTGCGGCGCTAACGGCGCTCTATCTGCCAGGGCCAGGTTGGTTCGTATGTATCGCAGCCATTGTGGCAGGCATTATTGCCGGAGGCATCTGGTCTTTATTTGCAGGCTGGCTTGATGCACGGTTTGGCATGAATCTATTAATCACAACATTACTATTAAACTATATTGCCATTAACTTCGGCGGGTATATGGTATCCTATCCGTTTAAAGATACGACGGGTTCCGCGGCTATGGCGCAGACACCCATGATTGATCAGACGGTATGGCTACCGAAGCTGTTTCAAGGAATGAGCTTACATGCTGGTTTTATTATCGCCATCGTAGCAGCCATTCTAATCTATTGGTTCACTCACAAAACGGTCACTGGTTATGAGATTCGTATGTTAGGCAGCAACCCTTCATTCGCTACGTATGGTGGTGTTCGCCGCATTCGGATGATGATGCTATCCATGATTATTAGTGGTGGCCTTGCAGGCCTTGCTGGAGCAGGGGAAGTGCTCGGCACCCAATACCGTTTCCTTGATGGTTCATTGTCGTCAGCTAGTTATGCTTGGAGCGGCATTATGGCTACATTGCTGGCTCGCTCTCATCCACTCGGTACAGCGGTAGCAGCCGTATTGCTCGCTGCACTACAGACTGGAGCGATGGGCATGGAGCGGAATACGGATGTTCCGCTGGAAGTAGGCAGTGTAATTCAGGCTGTATTAACGTTATTTGTATCGGCTCAGATTGGATATTCATTCCTGAAGCGGAGAAAGGAGAAAAAGTCCAATGCAACAACTGTTTGA
- a CDS encoding bifunctional diguanylate cyclase/phosphohydrolase, with product MNFIRNLIHKADRSLLYVILLSCTGIGVFLYMNKWSYLNLSTDGWVMVYTMLGAALILDYFTFQIPPKGNQQSMDSSVYLACIFMFGGAFSLSVLLPVSLILLIKERKLTWWKHVVNFSIYTLMIAGASFVFEWTGGQPGEINGYNLLPYFAALAAYFIINTMTLGLFFHFSTKDALQQMKRAFVTESLLVYLCTLILALVLTILVVHNGVLGLILYLSLSILLSHAFKQLFVMYQSIEEKANTDQRTKLFNHSYFETMLENELSEARRLGTPLSLGLIDIDDFKKYNDRFGHLQGDSLLAFFGEFLIQRTENTAVTAFRYGGEEFTLLMPGMELDEAYTFMNKLRKQLNDTPFEGVEVFPHGCLSFSAGVAPYQVDMYNKSQLVDQADKALYYAKKQGKNNVHRHGINEGMEHEIDLVQDVRDIEQQLNLFRYKDIDTFKHSKRVYKYALDMSEILELDNAEKRLFVLGALIHDIGKLEIPWSILNKKDTLTCEEWETIKGHVTWGKKMVMTNERFNDLIPYIELHHERYDGQGYPYGLKGKEIPRLCRMLTVIDSFDAMTTERPYQKTKNLLEAINELRRCSGSQFDPELAELFIRYVEKRNKQQPLF from the coding sequence ATGAACTTTATTCGTAACCTTATCCATAAAGCAGACCGAAGCCTTTTATATGTAATTTTGCTGAGTTGCACAGGCATCGGTGTTTTCCTCTACATGAATAAGTGGTCTTATCTTAACTTGTCCACCGATGGATGGGTCATGGTGTATACCATGTTAGGTGCAGCGTTAATCCTTGATTATTTCACGTTTCAGATCCCGCCTAAGGGCAACCAACAATCGATGGACTCTTCTGTGTATCTTGCTTGTATCTTCATGTTTGGTGGAGCGTTCAGCCTATCGGTATTACTACCCGTTTCCCTGATCCTCTTGATTAAGGAGCGAAAGTTAACCTGGTGGAAGCATGTCGTCAATTTCAGTATATATACTTTAATGATCGCTGGAGCCTCCTTCGTATTCGAATGGACAGGTGGACAGCCCGGAGAGATCAATGGGTATAATTTATTGCCTTATTTTGCAGCACTCGCTGCCTACTTCATCATTAATACAATGACACTGGGACTGTTCTTCCACTTCTCCACGAAAGATGCATTACAACAAATGAAGCGTGCATTCGTGACCGAATCGCTCTTGGTTTATCTGTGTACGTTGATTCTAGCCCTTGTTCTGACAATTCTCGTTGTACACAACGGCGTACTGGGGCTAATTCTCTACCTGAGTCTGAGCATTCTGCTGTCCCACGCATTCAAGCAACTATTCGTGATGTATCAGAGCATTGAGGAGAAAGCCAATACGGATCAACGCACCAAGCTGTTTAATCACAGTTATTTTGAGACGATGCTAGAAAATGAACTGAGTGAAGCTCGTAGATTAGGAACTCCACTGTCGCTTGGGCTTATCGATATCGATGATTTCAAAAAGTATAATGACCGATTCGGTCATCTACAAGGCGATAGCCTGCTCGCTTTTTTCGGTGAATTTCTGATTCAACGGACGGAGAACACAGCTGTTACCGCTTTTCGATATGGTGGTGAAGAATTCACCTTGCTCATGCCAGGTATGGAGCTGGACGAGGCATATACGTTCATGAATAAGCTACGCAAACAGCTAAACGATACACCGTTTGAAGGTGTCGAGGTATTCCCTCATGGCTGCCTTTCGTTCTCTGCTGGTGTTGCTCCTTATCAGGTGGATATGTATAACAAGTCTCAGCTTGTGGATCAGGCGGATAAAGCACTCTATTATGCCAAAAAGCAAGGAAAAAACAATGTGCATCGCCATGGTATTAACGAAGGTATGGAGCATGAGATCGATCTCGTACAGGATGTACGTGATATTGAGCAGCAGCTTAATCTTTTCAGGTACAAGGATATCGATACTTTCAAGCATTCGAAGAGGGTGTACAAATACGCTCTGGACATGAGTGAAATACTGGAGCTGGACAATGCGGAGAAACGCCTGTTTGTGCTGGGAGCACTGATCCATGATATTGGTAAGCTTGAGATCCCGTGGTCTATTCTGAACAAGAAGGATACACTCACGTGTGAAGAATGGGAGACCATCAAGGGACATGTTACTTGGGGCAAAAAAATGGTCATGACGAACGAACGCTTCAATGATCTCATCCCTTATATTGAATTACATCATGAGCGGTATGATGGACAAGGATATCCTTACGGGTTAAAAGGAAAAGAGATCCCTCGATTATGCCGTATGCTCACGGTTATTGATTCATTTGACGCGATGACTACAGAGCGACCATATCAGAAAACGAAAAACTTACTTGAAGCGATCAATGAGCTACGTCGCTGCTCAGGCTCCCAATTCGATCCAGAGCTTGCGGAGTTATTCATCCGTTATGTTGAGAAACGCAACAAGCAGCAACCGCTGTTCTAG
- a CDS encoding metal-sensitive transcriptional regulator has translation MDHQSHPKDVMEPSGTDVPEVLEPDSAQTANSCHAHADNDDGKQVRKSHHSQEMKGNLISRLNRVEGQIRGIKGLIEKDTYCDDVLTQIAAAQSALNSVGKLLLEGHMKSCIVERIQAGEHEVVDELLVTVRKLMK, from the coding sequence ATGGATCATCAGAGCCATCCCAAGGACGTAATGGAACCTTCCGGAACCGATGTACCTGAAGTATTGGAGCCGGATTCTGCACAAACGGCGAATTCATGCCATGCTCATGCTGATAACGATGACGGGAAGCAAGTCCGTAAGAGTCATCACTCACAAGAGATGAAGGGCAATCTGATTTCACGGTTAAATCGTGTTGAAGGACAGATTCGTGGAATTAAAGGGCTTATTGAGAAGGATACGTATTGTGATGATGTCCTGACACAGATCGCGGCAGCCCAGTCAGCGCTTAATTCAGTAGGAAAACTTCTGCTTGAAGGGCATATGAAGAGCTGCATCGTTGAGCGAATTCAGGCAGGGGAACATGAAGTAGTCGATGAACTGCTGGTTACGGTAAGGAAATTAATGAAGTGA
- a CDS encoding GNAT family N-acetyltransferase produces MNEVSIRRALSRDYPGVSALMDELHRMHVEARPDIYRPLQPRMSQQEFEDLLNAEDRYLYVAEAAEQGEICGYVSAQLNKIQKVELLMDRDVLFINEIIIDPKYRGRSIGQMMMAVLVELGKELQADHLELTVASFNQGAQEFYEKLGLVVRSSRMEYILNKLN; encoded by the coding sequence ATGAATGAAGTGAGCATCCGCAGGGCTTTAAGTAGAGATTATCCAGGAGTGTCCGCGCTGATGGATGAACTGCACCGTATGCATGTCGAGGCACGTCCTGACATATATAGACCGCTACAGCCTAGAATGAGTCAGCAGGAATTTGAGGACTTGTTGAATGCAGAAGATCGCTACCTGTATGTAGCTGAAGCAGCGGAGCAGGGAGAAATCTGTGGGTACGTGAGTGCCCAACTCAATAAAATCCAGAAAGTAGAGCTATTGATGGATCGAGATGTACTCTTCATTAATGAGATTATTATTGATCCCAAGTATCGTGGACGTAGCATTGGACAGATGATGATGGCGGTGCTTGTTGAGCTGGGAAAAGAACTTCAAGCCGATCATCTAGAGCTAACCGTAGCTTCGTTTAACCAAGGGGCACAAGAGTTTTACGAAAAGTTAGGTCTGGTCGTCCGCAGCAGCAGAATGGAATACATACTAAATAAATTGAACTAA
- a CDS encoding DUF5317 domain-containing protein: MVYDGIIIGLIIGLFRGGIRNGLRQFSELKLRGGWIFPMLLLAQFAIFFVQEKWDWVASINGYLFALIYITGLAFLWLNRNHTGFTLIWIGVFLNFVVMAVNGGRMPVSVEASSVLGPYYVDMLLQGGAISKHHMMDASTHLAFLGDIIPLSSPYPRTQVISIGDVVMNIGIFLFIQSMMVPRHRKTTSVPASVKSDDLKLDSKEGRSFP; encoded by the coding sequence ATGGTATATGACGGCATTATAATCGGCCTGATCATTGGACTATTTCGGGGTGGGATTCGCAATGGCCTCCGCCAGTTCTCAGAACTCAAGCTGCGAGGTGGTTGGATCTTCCCCATGCTGCTGCTTGCTCAATTTGCGATCTTTTTTGTACAGGAAAAGTGGGATTGGGTTGCGTCCATTAACGGTTACCTATTTGCGTTAATTTACATCACAGGTCTTGCCTTTCTATGGCTGAACCGGAATCATACCGGTTTTACCCTAATCTGGATTGGTGTATTCCTCAACTTTGTCGTTATGGCCGTGAATGGCGGGCGCATGCCTGTATCGGTGGAAGCATCTAGCGTGCTTGGCCCTTATTATGTTGATATGCTGCTGCAAGGTGGAGCCATTTCGAAACATCATATGATGGATGCGTCAACACATCTGGCCTTTCTAGGTGATATCATCCCACTATCCAGCCCTTATCCGCGTACGCAAGTCATCAGCATCGGAGATGTGGTTATGAATATCGGCATATTCCTGTTTATTCAGAGCATGATGGTTCCACGTCATCGCAAGACTACATCCGTTCCAGCATCCGTGAAATCCGATGATCTGAAGTTAGACTCCAAGGAAGGGAGGTCTTTTCCATGA
- a CDS encoding BMP family lipoprotein, whose product MKRGLSFVLSIIMLAILLAACGTSASKDEQSAQGGDSEKSLRMALVLPEKIGVNPFFVQMDEGFKKAGEEFKVDTKTIESTDPAAFEQNLRAAVAENYDLIITATFQAEDALKKVAAENPDKSFAIVDTTVDLPNVRSVGFREYEGAYLLGAAAGLSTKTDKVGMIAAMDVPLIKKYTEGFKAGLESVNPDAEFLVNYVGGFNDPAKAKELALVQFGKGADFIAGASAVGDLGVFEAAKEKGFYTSGQDTDRTVEDPEHIVLSQLKSTDTVAYETVKDYVEGNFKAGAVNYGLKEDGVGLTFVTRDSESPLSDFVGQEVIDQVTAIKDDIVSGKIVVKDPLQQ is encoded by the coding sequence ATGAAAAGAGGTTTATCGTTCGTCTTATCGATCATTATGTTGGCTATTTTGTTGGCAGCTTGTGGAACTTCGGCTTCCAAAGACGAACAATCCGCTCAAGGTGGCGATTCTGAGAAATCCCTTCGGATGGCTCTGGTACTTCCCGAAAAAATAGGGGTTAACCCTTTCTTTGTACAGATGGATGAAGGCTTCAAAAAAGCAGGCGAAGAGTTCAAAGTAGATACGAAGACAATCGAATCAACAGATCCGGCTGCATTCGAGCAAAATCTGCGTGCTGCTGTTGCTGAAAATTACGATCTAATTATTACTGCGACGTTCCAAGCTGAGGATGCATTGAAAAAGGTTGCTGCTGAGAACCCAGACAAATCCTTCGCTATTGTTGACACAACTGTTGATCTGCCTAACGTTCGTAGCGTTGGTTTCCGTGAATATGAAGGAGCATACCTGCTTGGTGCAGCTGCTGGATTGTCCACAAAAACAGATAAAGTCGGCATGATCGCTGCAATGGACGTTCCACTCATTAAGAAATATACAGAAGGTTTCAAAGCAGGTCTGGAGTCCGTTAACCCGGATGCAGAATTCCTTGTAAACTATGTTGGTGGATTCAATGACCCAGCAAAAGCGAAAGAATTGGCATTGGTTCAATTCGGTAAAGGCGCTGACTTCATCGCTGGCGCATCCGCTGTAGGTGACCTTGGCGTATTCGAGGCTGCTAAGGAAAAAGGCTTCTATACTTCTGGACAAGATACGGACCGCACAGTTGAAGATCCAGAGCACATCGTATTGTCCCAGTTGAAATCAACGGATACCGTTGCTTACGAGACAGTGAAGGATTATGTAGAAGGTAACTTCAAAGCAGGCGCTGTAAACTACGGTCTGAAAGAAGACGGTGTAGGTCTGACATTCGTTACACGTGATAGCGAATCTCCATTAAGTGATTTTGTTGGACAAGAGGTCATTGACCAAGTTACAGCAATTAAGGATGATATCGTATCCGGTAAAATTGTTGTTAAAGATCCATTGCAACAATAG
- a CDS encoding nucleoside phosphorylase, with translation MLMPILQIHSEDMPSYAIVCGDPARAEKISRKLEQVRELAFSREYRTFVGQFDGVQMAVVSHGVGSPGAAVCFEELIRAGVTTLIRVGTAGSYTAEYPAGSVIVSTAAVRTDGLTRQLVPDGFPAVADIGVTQALIEAARGKGSGKDGFSVASDASTAGATKVGVGITVTLDAFFTGVEEIPHRKYKQAGALAAEMEIAALYIISTLRGARAGAIVAIDGFADSDLAAEYDPHTDAVANAVEHEINTALQALATLARQDQA, from the coding sequence ATGTTGATGCCGATTTTGCAAATTCACTCTGAGGACATGCCGTCATATGCCATCGTCTGTGGTGACCCGGCGCGTGCGGAGAAGATTTCTCGTAAGTTAGAACAGGTGAGAGAGCTGGCATTTAGCCGCGAGTATCGCACATTTGTGGGACAATTCGACGGTGTGCAGATGGCTGTGGTTAGTCATGGCGTAGGTTCGCCGGGAGCGGCTGTATGTTTCGAAGAACTCATTCGTGCAGGTGTGACCACACTAATTCGTGTAGGAACAGCAGGTTCGTATACTGCTGAGTATCCAGCCGGTAGCGTTATTGTCAGCACTGCAGCGGTTCGCACGGATGGATTGACTCGCCAGCTCGTGCCAGATGGTTTCCCGGCTGTAGCAGATATCGGTGTTACGCAAGCGCTGATTGAAGCTGCTCGCGGAAAGGGAAGCGGGAAGGATGGATTCTCTGTAGCTTCCGATGCATCAACAGCAGGTGCAACTAAGGTGGGAGTGGGCATTACCGTTACACTAGATGCCTTCTTCACCGGAGTAGAAGAAATTCCACATCGCAAGTACAAGCAGGCAGGTGCGCTTGCGGCAGAGATGGAAATTGCTGCGCTCTACATCATCAGCACCTTGCGTGGTGCTCGTGCTGGGGCAATCGTAGCGATTGATGGCTTCGCAGACAGTGACCTGGCTGCCGAGTATGATCCGCATACGGATGCGGTGGCGAACGCAGTGGAGCATGAGATCAATACGGCGCTACAAGCGCTGGCTACATTGGCGCGTCAGGATCAGGCGTAA
- a CDS encoding copper ion binding protein codes for MSNVTLNVAGMSCNHCVKAVEEAVKNAGASGQVDLQAGTVAVEYDEQKVNVDQIKAAIEDQGYDVA; via the coding sequence ATGTCTAATGTTACATTGAACGTAGCAGGAATGTCCTGTAATCACTGTGTGAAGGCTGTTGAAGAAGCCGTGAAGAATGCTGGTGCGAGTGGTCAGGTCGATCTGCAAGCTGGAACGGTAGCGGTAGAGTATGATGAGCAGAAGGTTAACGTGGATCAGATCAAGGCAGCCATTGAAGACCAAGGATACGATGTAGCTTAA
- a CDS encoding ABC transporter permease encodes MQQLFDAALFGSTLRIMTPILLAALGGALCSRVGLFNVGLEGLVLIGAFSAIVGNYLFGNVLLAVIFSIIIVMLFSALFAFISINLKANAIVVGISLNFLAAGLTTFALRAIFDVKGAYYDKDMQGLPKWDIPLIKDIPWVGDVFSGHSPLIYLGILIVIGLQFYLFKSVSGFRLRSVGENPVAAQSIGIKVRGIQYGAVLMCGVLCALAGAQLSLGQVTMFTEGMTAGRGFIALVATMLGQANPLGVMGSSVLFGFMEAFSIRLQGFTLPTHFTQMLPYIVTLVAMFFFKDRTYQQDALKAGGSSR; translated from the coding sequence ATGCAACAACTGTTTGATGCCGCCTTGTTCGGCTCTACCTTACGGATTATGACTCCGATCCTGCTCGCGGCGCTCGGTGGTGCTTTATGCTCCCGGGTTGGTCTGTTCAATGTGGGTTTGGAAGGGCTTGTGCTCATTGGAGCCTTCTCAGCGATCGTGGGTAATTACCTGTTTGGCAATGTATTGCTTGCCGTGATCTTTTCTATCATTATTGTTATGCTGTTCTCAGCGTTATTTGCCTTTATTAGTATTAATCTAAAAGCGAACGCCATCGTCGTCGGTATCTCGCTTAATTTCTTGGCCGCAGGGCTAACGACCTTTGCACTGCGTGCGATTTTCGACGTGAAAGGCGCATACTACGATAAAGACATGCAAGGTCTCCCGAAATGGGACATTCCTCTGATTAAGGATATCCCGTGGGTGGGGGATGTATTTTCGGGTCATAGTCCGTTAATCTATCTGGGCATTCTCATTGTGATTGGGCTCCAATTCTATCTATTTAAAAGCGTCTCCGGATTCCGCCTGCGCTCAGTGGGTGAAAATCCAGTTGCGGCACAGAGTATCGGTATCAAGGTGCGCGGTATCCAGTACGGAGCGGTTCTTATGTGTGGTGTGTTGTGTGCGCTGGCTGGAGCGCAATTGTCGCTTGGACAAGTGACCATGTTTACCGAAGGTATGACGGCTGGCCGTGGATTCATTGCACTCGTTGCTACGATGCTGGGACAGGCGAATCCGCTCGGGGTAATGGGTTCTAGCGTGCTGTTTGGTTTCATGGAGGCATTCAGTATTCGTCTACAGGGCTTCACGTTGCCAACGCATTTTACTCAAATGTTGCCGTATATCGTAACACTGGTAGCGATGTTCTTCTTCAAAGACCGTACCTATCAACAGGATGCATTGAAAGCGGGCGGAAGCTCGCGTTAA
- a CDS encoding sensor histidine kinase, which produces MSYKQIKWMILLIPTVTVGIWEYIRHQFLMPYLSMDAGNWLTPLIVYLVSVTLLSRLFLMLESARAALEQERASKAALEARDQLARELHDGIAQSLFLLSVKTDKAERSLAGSGHEQDIQEIRKTVHEVNAYVRQAIAQLRHVPVRDAAPEGIALRGQIETLIRDTVPTAQITWELDDSFFTPKEQVELIACIREALMNVRKHAQATKVEIQATGDSRQWHVQIQDNGKGFLGDPLHLKDRYGLRITKERAVQMGWFLTLDSEPGCTRMTIGKEHI; this is translated from the coding sequence ATGTCCTATAAACAAATTAAATGGATGATCCTGCTGATTCCTACGGTCACCGTCGGGATCTGGGAATACATACGCCATCAGTTTCTCATGCCCTATCTTTCCATGGATGCAGGGAACTGGCTCACGCCTCTCATTGTCTATCTCGTCAGTGTGACCTTGCTCAGTCGGTTGTTCCTCATGCTCGAAAGTGCTAGAGCTGCTCTGGAGCAGGAGCGCGCCTCGAAGGCAGCACTGGAAGCACGAGATCAACTAGCTCGCGAGCTCCATGATGGAATTGCGCAATCTCTCTTTCTTCTATCCGTGAAGACAGACAAAGCAGAACGAAGTCTTGCAGGCAGCGGTCATGAACAAGACATTCAGGAGATTCGCAAAACGGTACATGAGGTCAACGCTTACGTTAGACAAGCCATTGCTCAGTTACGACATGTGCCTGTGCGAGATGCCGCTCCGGAAGGTATCGCTCTCCGAGGGCAGATTGAAACGCTCATTCGAGATACAGTGCCTACCGCTCAGATTACATGGGAGCTGGATGATTCCTTTTTCACACCAAAAGAACAAGTAGAGTTGATCGCATGCATCCGGGAGGCACTTATGAATGTGCGCAAACATGCTCAAGCTACTAAGGTTGAGATTCAAGCCACCGGAGATTCAAGGCAGTGGCATGTACAGATTCAGGATAACGGCAAAGGATTCCTTGGAGACCCGTTGCATCTTAAGGATCGATACGGTCTGCGCATTACGAAGGAACGTGCCGTTCAGATGGGCTGGTTCTTGACGCTGGATTCGGAGCCAGGGTGTACTCGGATGACGATTGGAAAGGAGCATATCTAA